Within Amycolatopsis sp. FDAARGOS 1241, the genomic segment GAGCGTGCCCTTGCCGCCGTCGAGCGAGACGCCGCCGATCACCGCCGCGGCGAAGACCTGAAGGATCAGGCCGTCACCCTGGTCGGCGCCGAGCGCGCCGACGTACCCGGTGTAGGCCAGACCACCGATCGCGGCGAGCACACCGGCCACGATGAACACGGCCCACGAGATGCGGTCCACCCGGATGCCCGCGGCGCGCGCCGCCTCGCGGTTGCCACCGATCGCGTAGAGCGACCGGCCGACCCGGTGGTAGCGCAGGCCGAGGCCGAACAGCAGGAACAGCACCGCGGCCAGCCACACCGACATCGGCAGCCCGGCGAACGTCGTGGTCGCCAGCGCCGTGAAGGCGTCGAGCCGGTCGAACAGCGTCTTGCCGTTGGTGGAGCCGATCTGCGTGCCGCGCAGCACCGTGAGCATGGCCAGCGTGACGATGAATGCGTTGAGCTTCAGCTTCACAATCAGGAAGCCGTTCACGAGCCCGATCACCGCGCCCACGACGGGGATCGCGAGCAGGCCCAGCGCCGCCGGCCACTCCGTGCCGAAACCCGACGACGCCGCCGGGATCACGAGCATCACGCCGATCGCGGGGGCGATGCCCATCGTCGACTCGAGCGACAGGTCGAACTTGCCGGTGAGCAGGACCAGCGATTCGCCCAGCACCACGAGCGACAGCGCGGCGGCGGCCGAGAGGATGCTGATCACGTTGTCGAACGTGAGGAACGAATCGCTGATCAGCCCGCCGATCACGAACACGACCACGAGAGCGGGCAACAGCGCCAGCTCGCGCAGCCACAGTGAGTTCCGCCGCTTCGCGCGCGCCGCGGGCAGCGCCGTCTGCGGGTCGGTCATCAGCTCAGTCATGGAGCCCGACTCCTTCGATGTCGGCCACGAGGTCTCCGTCGGACCAGCCGGCCTGGTGTTCGGCGACGACGGCACCGGCGCGCAGCACCAGCACCCGGTCGGCCAGGCGCAGGTCGTCCAGCTCGTCGCTCACGATCAGCACCGCCTTGCCTTCGGCCCGCACCCGGTCGACGACCGCGAGCAGGGCCTCCTTCGACTTCACGTCCACGCCGGCCGTGGGGTTGATCAGCACGACCAGTCGCGGGTCGCTCTCCAGCGCGCGGGCGAGCACCACCTTCTGCTGGTTGCCGCCGGAGAGGTCGGACACCAGCTGTTGCGGCCCGGCCGCGACGATGTCGTACGACCTCAGCGCACGGGCTCCGCGCTCGTGCCGCGCCTTGGGCGGCGCGAACCCGCCGGGACCCATGCGGTCGAGCACGGACAGCGTGGTGTTGTCCATGATCGAGTGCTCCAGCACGAGGCCCTGTTGGTGGCGGTCGCGCGGCACGCAGCCGACGCCGGCGTGCAGCGCGGCCGCGATGTCGCCGGGCGGCAGCTGTTCCCCGGCCACGAGCACCCGCCCAGCCGACGGCGTCCGCAGTCCGTACACAGTCTCAGCGACCTGGTGCTTGCCACTCGCGTTGCTGCCGGCCATGCCGACGATCTCACCGCGGTGCACCCGCAGCGACACGTCGTGGAAGCCGTCGCCGGACAGCTCCTCGACGGTCAGCACCTCGCCCGCGTCCACCGCGAGCGGGTCGCGGGTGGCCGCGTCGCGCACGGCCAGCCCGCCCTGTTCGCCGGTCATGGCGTCGACCAGCTGCGAGCGGGGGACGTCGGCGACCGGCGCGGTGAGCACGTGCTTCGCGTCGCGCAGGACTGTGACGGCCTGGCACACCTCGTACACCTCGTGGAGGTGGTGCGAGATGAACAGGAACGTCACGCCGCCCCGCTGCATCTGACGCATGCGTTCGAAGAGCCGCTCGATGGCTTGGCTGTCGAGCTGCGCCGTCGGCTCGTCGAGCACGATGAACCGCGCGCCGTAGCTCAGCGCGCGGGCGATCTCCACGAACTGGCGGTCTTCCACCGAAAGCTCGCCCGCGGGTGTGTCGACGTCCACGTGCACGTCCCACGAGTCGAGCAGCTCGCGGGCCTGGCGCCGCAGCCTGCGCCAGCCGATGGCGAACCCCTGGCCCGACTGGCGGTTGAGGAACAGGTTTTCGGCCACCGACAGCTGCGGCACCACCATGGCGTGCTGGTACACGCACGCCACGCGGGCCTTCCACTCGTCCTGCTTGGCCAGCGGCGGCGCGGGCTCACCACCGAACTCGACGCTTCCGGTGTCCGTTTTGGACAGTCCGGTCAGGATGGACACGAGCGTGGACTTGCCCGCCCCGTTGCGGCCGACGAGCGCGTGCGACTCGCCGGCCCGCACGGTGAGGCTCACGTCGTGCAGGGCCACGGTGGGCCCGTAGCGCTTGCCGACACCGTGGGCACTCACCACGGGTGCGACCTGCTCCGGGGCGGGCGCGCTCACAGGTTGTTCCCCCACAGGGCCTTGTCGTCCACGTTGTCCTTGGTGACGACCGGGGCCGGGAGCTGGTCCTCGAGGATGCCGGGGCTGATCTGGACGATCTGCGAACCGTGGTCGGTCGGGCCGGGCTTGAACGTCTCCCCCGCCATCGCCTTCTTGAGCCAGTACATGCCGTACTTGGCGTAGGCGTCGGCCGGCTGCGACACTGTCGCGTCGAGCTCACCGCTGCGGATCGCGGCCAGCTCCTGCGGGATGCCGTCGTTGCTCACGAGCACGACGTGGCGCGGGTCGCCGGCCGGGAAGAAGAGGTTCTTGCGCTTGAGCGCCTGCTCGGTCGGCGCGAGGTACACCCCGCCGGCCTGCATGTAGACGCCCTTGATGTCGGGGTTCGCGGTGAGCAGGGAATCGAGGCCCGAGGACGCCTTGTCGGCTTTCCACTCCGCCGCGATCTCCAGCACCTTGATGTCCGGGTACTTCTGCTTCATGCAGTCGCGGAACGCCGCCGACCGGTCGCGGCCGTTGACCGAGGCGAGGTCACCCATCACCTGCACGACCTTGCCGCTCTTCACGCGCTTGCCGATCTCCTCGCACGCCTTGGTGCCGTAGGCCTTGTTGTCGGCGCGCACGACCATGGCGACCTTGCCGCTCTCGGGCGCCACGTCGACCGCGACCACCGGCACGCCCTTGTTCTCGGCCTGCTTGAGCCCCGCCACCACCGCGGCGGAGTCGATCGGTGTCACGACCAGGCCCTTCACGCCCTGGTTGAGCAGCGTGCCGATGTCGGTGATCAGCTTCGCCGGATCGTTGTCGGCGTTCACCGTCGGCAGCGCGTCGAGGCCCGCCTGCTTGGCCATCTGCGGCACGTAGTTGTTGTAGGCCTGCCAGAACGGCGAGGTCAGCAGCGGCAGCGTGGCCCCCACCTTGCCGCCGGTGTCCCCGCCGCTCGCGGCGGCCGGTTTGTCCTTCGTGGACCCGCATGCAGTCAGGACCAAACCACACGCGGCCGCCGCGGCAGCCAGCCGGATCACCTTCGTACGCACCGCATCCTCCTCGATGAGAGCGTTGTTACCGCACTAGTTCTGCACTGGTCCCCGCGGGCGCAGGCCGTACATGCCGCCGTCCACCGCGAGCGCGGTGCCGGTGGTCGACGCGGACAGCGGGCTGGCGAGGTAGGTGATGGCGCCCGCGACCTCGTCGGCGGTCACGAGCCGGCCCATCGGCTGGCGCGCGGCCAGCGCCGCGCGCTCGGCGGCCGGGTCGAGGGCCGCGTCGAGCAGCCGGCCGACCCACGGCGTGTCCGCGGTGCCGGGGCACACGCAGTTCACCCGGATCCGGTCCGGCAGGTGGTCGGTGGCCATCGCGAGCGTCAGCGACAGCACGGCGCCCTTCGTCGCGGAGTACAGCGCGCGCTGCGGCAGGCCCGCCCACGCGGCGATGGAGCACGTGTTCACCACGACCGCCGACGGCGACGCCTTGAGGTGCGGCAATGCCGCACGCGTGGTGCGGACCATGCCGACGACGTTCACGTCGTAGACGCGGTGCCACTCGTCGTCGCTGTTGGCGGTGACATCGCCGGCCGCGCCGATGCCGGCGTTGTTCACCAGGACGTCGATCCGCCCGAAGCGCTCGGCGACGGCGTCGATCGCGGCGGTGACCTCGGCGTCGGCCGTGACGTCGCAGCGGAACCCGGCCAGGGGATCGGGCACGTCGTCGGTCTTGAGGTCCAGTACGGCCACCTGCGCGCCGCGCTCGGCGAGCAGCCGCGCCGTCGCCAGGCCGATGCCCGATGCGCCGCCGGTGACCACGGCCACCAGGCCGCCGAACTCGCTCACTGCGCGTACTCCGTCCACTCTGGACCGTCCGGGTAGCGGAAGCGGCGCAGGGTCGCGTCGTGCATCCGCGCGGAGAACCCGGGTGCGGTCGGGGCCAGGTAACGGCCGTCGCGCACGACAGCCGGGTCGGTGAAGTGCTCGTGCAGGTGGTCGACCCACTCGATGGTGCGGTCGGTGTCGCTGCCGGACACCGCCACGAAGTCGAACATCGACAGGTGCCGCACCAGCTCGCACAGGCCGACGCCGCCGGCGTGCGGGCATACCGGCACGCCGAACTTGGCCGCCAGCAACAGGATCGCGAGGTTCTCGTTGACGCCACCGACGCGCGCGGCGTCGAGCTGCAGCACGTCGATCGCGCCGGCCTGCAGCAGCTGCTTGAACACCACGCGGTTCTGCACGTGCTCGCCGGTCGCGACCTTGATCGGCGCGAGTGCCTTCGCGATCGCGGCGTGGCCCAGCACGTCGTCCGGCGACGTCGGTTCCTCGATCCAGTACGGGTCGAACGGCGCGAGCTCGGTCATCCACGAAACGGCCGTGGCCACGTCCCAGCGCTGGTTCGCGTCGACGGCGATCCGGATGTCCGCGCCGACGGTCTCGCGCGCCAGCTTCATGCGGCGCACGTCGTCTTCGAGACTGCCGCCGACCTTCAGCTTGATCATCTCGAAGCCGCCGGCCACGGCTTGTTCGGCCAGGCGCACCAGCTTCGCGTCGGAGTACCCGAGCCAGCCGGGCGAAGTGCTGTACGCGCGGTAGCCCTCGGCTTCGAGCTTCGCCGTGCGCTCCGCACGGCCGGGTTCGGCGGCACGCAGGATGTCGAGTGCCTCCTGTTCGGTCAACGCGTCGGAGAGGTAGCGGAAGTCGACGAGCGACACCAGCTCTTCCGGCGTCATGCGCGAGACGAACTTCCACAACGGCAGATCCGCCCGGCGTGCGGCGAGGTCCCACGCGGCGTTCACGACCGCGCCGATCGCCATGTGCGCCACGCCCTTCTCCGGGCCCAGCCAGCGGAACTGCGAGTCGCCGACGAGTTCGCGCGAGAGGTCACCGAGCGCCTGCGCGTCCTCGGGCACTTCGCGGCCGACGACGTGCGGGGCGAGGGCGCGGATGGCGGCGGCCTGCACGTCGTTGCCGCGGCCGATGGTGAAGGCCAGGCCGTAGCCGTCCGGACCGCCGTCGGTGTGCAGCTCGACGTAGGCGGCTGAGTAGTCGGGGTCGGGGTTCATGGCGTCCGAGCCGTCGAGCTCCCGCGAGGTCGGGAACCGGACGTCGAGCACCTCCATGCCGATGATCTTCGCCATGTCAGGCCTGCCTCATCGTCTGGCGCTGGCGGCCGAGGCCGTCGATCTCGAGCTCGACGACGTCGCCTTCGCGCAGGTAGGGCTTCGGCTCCGGCTGCCCCAGCGCGACGCCCTCGGGCGTGCCGGTGTTGATGAGGTCACCGGGACGCAGGACCATGAACTGGCTCAGGTAGTGGATGATCTCGGCGACGCTGAAGACCATGTCCCTGGTCGAGGAGTCCTGCACCTTCTTTCCGTTGACCCACGTGCGGAGCCCGAGCTCCTGCGGGTCGGGCACCTCGTCGGCGGTCACGAGCGCCGGGCCGAGCGGGTTGAACGTCTCGCAGTTCTTGCCCTTGTCCCACTGGCCGCCGCGGTGCAGCTGGAACTCGCGCTCGGAGACGTCGTTGGACACGACGTAGCCGGCGACGTACTGGAGGGCTTCCTCGACACTGTCGAGGTAACGCACCTCCTTGCCGATCACGACGCCGAGCTCGACCTCCCAGTCGGTGCTGCTGCTGCGGCGCGGGATGAGCACGTCGTCGTCCGGGCCGACGATCACGTCGGGGGCCTTCATGAACAGCACGGGCTCTTCGGGCACGGCGGCACCGGTCTCCTCGGCGTGGCGCCGGTAGTTCATGCCGATGCAGAGGATTTTGCCGGGCGCGGCCAGCGGCGGGCCGACGCGCAGGTTCGCCGCCGCGGCGTCCGCAACGGGTAGCTCGCCGGCTTCGAGCGCGGCGGCGGCGCGAGCGATCCCGCCGGATGCGAGGAAAGCACCGTCGACGTCGGAGGTGAGGCCCGAGAGGTCGTACAGAGTGCCGTCTCCGGCACGAACGAACGGTCGCTCTTCTCCCGCGGCTCCGAGACGCACAAGCTGCACGGACGTTCCCCTCTCACCACAACCACACCAAGACATCCGATGTATAGCGCATCAGCTGCGTACGATCCAGAGGCCGGCGGGATTTGTTCTCAAACTTGATCAGACCTCACTGGCGAGGGCCGGCGGGGCGAGCCACGAACACCGCCTCGATCTTGCTCCTGAAACCGGCCAGGCGCACGCCGGTTTTCATCCGATCTTTCGATGCCCGGGCGGCCGCCGCGTGGCGCACCCGTGAACGACACGCGTTTTCCTTGCCACACCTCGGGTTCGGTACCGATTCCGCCGAACCCGTTGAAACGCTGCCGGGTCCTGACTTGAATGGCCTGGACCCATCGACCGGCGAACGAGGTGCGGATGCCCAAGCGGATCGTGATCTGCTGCGACGGCACGTGGGACACGGCGGACCTGGCCGACGGCACCACACCGGCGCCGAGCAACGTCACGCGGCTCGCGCTGGGTGTCGCGCCGGCCGACGAAGCCGGGACCCAGCAGCGGGTCTTCTACCAATCGGGCGTCGGCACCGTGCGGCGAAAGTTCACGGGCGGCGCGTTCGGCATCGGGCTCTCGCGCAACGTCCAGGACACCTACCGCTTCCTCGTGCACACCTACGAACCCGGCGACGAGATCTTCTTCGTCGGCTTCAGCCGCGGCGCCTATACAGTGCGAAGCGTCGCCGGGTTCATCCGCAACTGCGGGCTGCTGCGCCGCGAGCACGCGCACCGCGTGAAGCAGGCGTACGGCCTCTACCGCGACCGCAGTGACAAGTGGCACCCGCGCACGACCGAAGCGACGCTGTTCCGCCGGACGTACTCGCACGAGCCGCGGATCCGGTTCATCGGCGTGTGGGACACCGTGGGCGCGCTGGGCGTGCCGCTCACGGGTTTCTGGCCGATCGACGTGTTCAACCGCCGCTTCCAGTTCCACGACACCGCTTTGAGCTCGATCGTCGACGTGGCGTTCCAGGCGCTGTCGATCGACGAACGCCGCAAGCCGTTCCTGCCATCGATCTGGGCGCCCGCCGCGGAGGGCAGCACGCAGCAGGTCGAGCAGGTCTGGTTCGCCGGGTGCCACGCCGACGTCGGCGGGGGCGGCAGAACTCAGCACAGCCTCGCGGACATCCCGCTGCGCTGGCTGGCCGACCACGCGCAGGCCAACGGCCTCGCCCTGCGCGACGACTTCACCTGCGCAGGCGACCCGCTCGGCCCGATGTTCCCGTCCCGCACGGGTTTCTTCCGCCTGCTGCCGTCGGCGACACGCGGGATCGGGACCACGGACCCGAAACACGAGTACGTCGCGTCCAGCGCCGTCACCCGGCACAAGCGGGCGGCCGACTACGCGCCGCCGAACCTCGTCGGGTACCTGGCGCTGGACGGACCCGTGATCCCCGTCGAAACCTGAGTCAGGACAGGGGAAAGCTCAGCCCAGGTCGGCGAGCGAGCCCGACTTCAGGTCCTCGTCGCCCACCTTCACGCGGCCGTCGACGAGGCGTTGCAAGGCATCGCCGTCGTCCCACTGGTTGACGTTCATGGCCGCGTGGACCTCACCTTCTTCGCCGACCCAGAAAGCCGTGAAGTCCCGCGCCGCCAGGTCGCCGCGGACCACGAGCCGGTCGCGGTCGAGGTCCGCGAGCCCGCGGTACTCCATGCCCAGGTCGTACTGGTCGGAGAAGAAGTACGGGCTGTCGAGGTAGGGCTCGTGCTCACCGAGGAGGTTGCCGGCGACGTGGACACCTTGCGTGCGCGCGGTGGCCCAGTGCTCGACGCGCACGCGGTGGCCGTAGCGCGGGTGGAAGTGTGATGCGATGTCGCCGACTGCGTAGACGTCCGGGGCGGCCGTGCGCAGACCCGCGTCGACCGTGATGCCACCGTCGTCGGCCAGTTCCAGGCCCGCCGCGTGGGCCAGTTCGACGCGCGGCGCGGCACCGATGGCCACCAGGACCACGTCGGCGAGCAACTCTTCACCGCTGTGCAGCCGGACGCCGCGCACGCCGCCCGCGTCCCCGGTGACTTCGGCGACGCGTTCGCCGAGGCGCCAGTGCACGCCGTGCTCCTCGTGCAGCGAGTGGAAGACACCGGCGACCTCGTCGCCGAGGACCTTCACCAGCGGCAGGCGACCGGGCGCCACCACGGTCACCTCCGCGTCGTGCGACCGCGCCGCCGCGGCGGCTTCGGTGCCGATCCAGCCACCGCCGATGATCACGACGCGGCGCGCGTCGGTGAAGGCGGTACGCAGGCTCAACGCGTCGTCGAGCGTCCGCAGCGTGTAGAGGCCGGGAAAGTTCCCGCCGGGCGTGGAAAGCGGGCGCGGGCGCGAACCCGTGGCGAGCACGAGGCGGTCGAACTTGTGCTCGCCGCCGGCGTCGTCGAGCACGAGCCGCGCGCCGAGTTCCAGGCGCGTCGCGGTGAGGCCGGACGACAGCCGGATGTCGTGGTCGGCGTAGTAGCTCTCCTCGTGGACCCAGTCGGGTTCGTCGGCGGTGCCCAGCAGCACGCCCTTCGACAGCGGCGGCAGCTCGTACGGCCGGTGCGGGTCGGCCCCCATCAGCAGCACGTCGCCGCCGAAACCCTTCTCCCGCACCGCCGCGGCGGCCGACGCCCCCGCGAGACCCGCCCCGACGATGACGATTTTCCGAGGCTCCGACATCCCGACCTCCCTTGTCCCCACGATGGCGACCCCACGACTGGTGATTTCGCGATTGCGACCCCGATGAGCGGGTCTCCGCGATCTGCCGCGTGGACGCTACTCCCGTTGCGCGAACGGCACATCCTGTCCCCCCGACTGTGCTACAGCGTTGAAAACCCGGTCGTAGGCAATTCGGGTGAACCCGCGTAAGAGCCGCGTGAGGTCGCGGTCCCACCCGCGCACGATGCACGAGGACGACCGCGAATCGGAGGGCGAGTGCCGTGACGGATCGGGACGAGTGGTCGATCGGCTGCCGGGATCTGGCCGGCAGGCGCAGGGACGTGACAGTGTTCGTGAGCAGCGACGACAAGATCGTGCTCGTGGCACCGCCGGGGGAAGCGGCCGTGTTGGGACCGCTCGATGTCGGGCGCCTGCGGGCCGCGTTGCGCGACGCCATCGTGGCCGTGGCGCAGCACCCCGAGTGACAACCATCGTTGCTACTCGCGAGTAAGTAGAGCTGTATCAATTGCCTCGGCGTTGTCTGCCTCGGCTCCGCCGAGGCGGGCGAGATCGCCTTTTGGCGATCTCGCGCCATGGTCGCTTGCGGAACTTGGCCGGTCGACTCTGTCGTCGCCGCGATGGGGCACCTCGTGCACCGGGGCCGGCTACGGACACCATCGTGTGGCGAACGTCACGGGCACCCGGAACGCGCTGGACTTCGCGGCCGATGCCGGGCTGCTGCACCACGTGTCATCGATCGCCGTGACGGGTGGCTACGCCGGGCGCTTCACGGAGGCCGACTTCGACCCGGCCCAGACCTTCGGCTCCCCTTACCACGCAACGAAGTTCGAGAGCGAGGAGCTCGTCCGCACGCCGTTGCGCGTGTACCGGCCCTCAGCTGCCGTCGGCGATCGCGCACCGGCGAGATGGACAAGATCGCCGGCCCGTACTGCCGGCGATCTCGCCCCTCGCCGCCCTGTCCCGCCGGCCGCCGCTCGCGGCATCCGGCCTCAATGCCACGAACGTCGCGCCCGTCGACCACGTCATGGCCGCGACGGAGCACCTGATCCACCACGAGGACCACGCCGCCGAGCCTGATGCCGGAATCCGCGCCGGACGCCCGCAACCAGCCTTGCCTGCCCACGCCCACCGCCCTCGCCGCAATCGCCACGCCTCCTCTGCCGCCGCGCCTGACCCCGGCAACCGAGTCCCAACGCAACCACCACGCGAGATCGCGCCGGTGTCGGGATCGAGCGGTGCGATCGGCCCCCGGCCGATCCGACCGCTCGATCCCAACACCGGCTCAAAGGCGATCTCGCCGCCTCGGCGAAGCCGAGGCAAAAGATACAGCGGCAGAAATTACAGTTACGATCGCTGTCCAGACCGGGTGCGGGGAAGGGGAAGAGGACAGCGTGGACGTCGCCGGTGCGGCGCTGCCCACGGCCGCCGAGGGGGTTCGGTGGCGGCAGGTGGCGCTGCGGTGGAGCGCGCACGCCGCGTGGGTGCTCGTGCTCGCGGTGGCGACCGAGCTGCGCGTGGGCCGGTTCGGCTTCCACCCCACCGACCAGGGTTTCATCCTCGCGCAGGCCTGGCGCGTGCTGCAGGGCGAAGTGCCGCACGCCGACATCATCTCCGCGCGCCCGCTCGGTTCGGCGATCTTGCACGTGGTCGACTTCGGCTTGCCCGGGCCACTGTTCTTCGCGTCGAGCTGTCTTGCGATGGTGCAGATCGCGCTGACGACGATCGCGTTCGCCGCGCTGGTGACGCGCCGGCCGGTGCTGTCGT encodes:
- a CDS encoding ABC transporter permease, with product MTELMTDPQTALPAARAKRRNSLWLRELALLPALVVVFVIGGLISDSFLTFDNVISILSAAAALSLVVLGESLVLLTGKFDLSLESTMGIAPAIGVMLVIPAASSGFGTEWPAALGLLAIPVVGAVIGLVNGFLIVKLKLNAFIVTLAMLTVLRGTQIGSTNGKTLFDRLDAFTALATTTFAGLPMSVWLAAVLFLLFGLGLRYHRVGRSLYAIGGNREAARAAGIRVDRISWAVFIVAGVLAAIGGLAYTGYVGALGADQGDGLILQVFAAAVIGGVSLDGGKGTLVGALTGVLLLQSVDSLLRIAQVPAEWLKAIYGGIILIALIISRYAGGKPQT
- a CDS encoding sugar ABC transporter ATP-binding protein is translated as MSAPAPEQVAPVVSAHGVGKRYGPTVALHDVSLTVRAGESHALVGRNGAGKSTLVSILTGLSKTDTGSVEFGGEPAPPLAKQDEWKARVACVYQHAMVVPQLSVAENLFLNRQSGQGFAIGWRRLRRQARELLDSWDVHVDVDTPAGELSVEDRQFVEIARALSYGARFIVLDEPTAQLDSQAIERLFERMRQMQRGGVTFLFISHHLHEVYEVCQAVTVLRDAKHVLTAPVADVPRSQLVDAMTGEQGGLAVRDAATRDPLAVDAGEVLTVEELSGDGFHDVSLRVHRGEIVGMAGSNASGKHQVAETVYGLRTPSAGRVLVAGEQLPPGDIAAALHAGVGCVPRDRHQQGLVLEHSIMDNTTLSVLDRMGPGGFAPPKARHERGARALRSYDIVAAGPQQLVSDLSGGNQQKVVLARALESDPRLVVLINPTAGVDVKSKEALLAVVDRVRAEGKAVLIVSDELDDLRLADRVLVLRAGAVVAEHQAGWSDGDLVADIEGVGLHD
- a CDS encoding sugar ABC transporter substrate-binding protein; translated protein: MRTKVIRLAAAAAACGLVLTACGSTKDKPAAASGGDTGGKVGATLPLLTSPFWQAYNNYVPQMAKQAGLDALPTVNADNDPAKLITDIGTLLNQGVKGLVVTPIDSAAVVAGLKQAENKGVPVVAVDVAPESGKVAMVVRADNKAYGTKACEEIGKRVKSGKVVQVMGDLASVNGRDRSAAFRDCMKQKYPDIKVLEIAAEWKADKASSGLDSLLTANPDIKGVYMQAGGVYLAPTEQALKRKNLFFPAGDPRHVVLVSNDGIPQELAAIRSGELDATVSQPADAYAKYGMYWLKKAMAGETFKPGPTDHGSQIVQISPGILEDQLPAPVVTKDNVDDKALWGNNL
- a CDS encoding SDR family NAD(P)-dependent oxidoreductase, yielding MSEFGGLVAVVTGGASGIGLATARLLAERGAQVAVLDLKTDDVPDPLAGFRCDVTADAEVTAAIDAVAERFGRIDVLVNNAGIGAAGDVTANSDDEWHRVYDVNVVGMVRTTRAALPHLKASPSAVVVNTCSIAAWAGLPQRALYSATKGAVLSLTLAMATDHLPDRIRVNCVCPGTADTPWVGRLLDAALDPAAERAALAARQPMGRLVTADEVAGAITYLASPLSASTTGTALAVDGGMYGLRPRGPVQN
- a CDS encoding enolase C-terminal domain-like protein is translated as MAKIIGMEVLDVRFPTSRELDGSDAMNPDPDYSAAYVELHTDGGPDGYGLAFTIGRGNDVQAAAIRALAPHVVGREVPEDAQALGDLSRELVGDSQFRWLGPEKGVAHMAIGAVVNAAWDLAARRADLPLWKFVSRMTPEELVSLVDFRYLSDALTEQEALDILRAAEPGRAERTAKLEAEGYRAYSTSPGWLGYSDAKLVRLAEQAVAGGFEMIKLKVGGSLEDDVRRMKLARETVGADIRIAVDANQRWDVATAVSWMTELAPFDPYWIEEPTSPDDVLGHAAIAKALAPIKVATGEHVQNRVVFKQLLQAGAIDVLQLDAARVGGVNENLAILLLAAKFGVPVCPHAGGVGLCELVRHLSMFDFVAVSGSDTDRTIEWVDHLHEHFTDPAVVRDGRYLAPTAPGFSARMHDATLRRFRYPDGPEWTEYAQ
- a CDS encoding fumarylacetoacetate hydrolase family protein gives rise to the protein MQLVRLGAAGEERPFVRAGDGTLYDLSGLTSDVDGAFLASGGIARAAAALEAGELPVADAAAANLRVGPPLAAPGKILCIGMNYRRHAEETGAAVPEEPVLFMKAPDVIVGPDDDVLIPRRSSSTDWEVELGVVIGKEVRYLDSVEEALQYVAGYVVSNDVSEREFQLHRGGQWDKGKNCETFNPLGPALVTADEVPDPQELGLRTWVNGKKVQDSSTRDMVFSVAEIIHYLSQFMVLRPGDLINTGTPEGVALGQPEPKPYLREGDVVELEIDGLGRQRQTMRQA
- a CDS encoding DUF2235 domain-containing protein translates to MPKRIVICCDGTWDTADLADGTTPAPSNVTRLALGVAPADEAGTQQRVFYQSGVGTVRRKFTGGAFGIGLSRNVQDTYRFLVHTYEPGDEIFFVGFSRGAYTVRSVAGFIRNCGLLRREHAHRVKQAYGLYRDRSDKWHPRTTEATLFRRTYSHEPRIRFIGVWDTVGALGVPLTGFWPIDVFNRRFQFHDTALSSIVDVAFQALSIDERRKPFLPSIWAPAAEGSTQQVEQVWFAGCHADVGGGGRTQHSLADIPLRWLADHAQANGLALRDDFTCAGDPLGPMFPSRTGFFRLLPSATRGIGTTDPKHEYVASSAVTRHKRAADYAPPNLVGYLALDGPVIPVET
- a CDS encoding NAD(P)/FAD-dependent oxidoreductase, which encodes MSEPRKIVIVGAGLAGASAAAAVREKGFGGDVLLMGADPHRPYELPPLSKGVLLGTADEPDWVHEESYYADHDIRLSSGLTATRLELGARLVLDDAGGEHKFDRLVLATGSRPRPLSTPGGNFPGLYTLRTLDDALSLRTAFTDARRVVIIGGGWIGTEAAAAARSHDAEVTVVAPGRLPLVKVLGDEVAGVFHSLHEEHGVHWRLGERVAEVTGDAGGVRGVRLHSGEELLADVVLVAIGAAPRVELAHAAGLELADDGGITVDAGLRTAAPDVYAVGDIASHFHPRYGHRVRVEHWATARTQGVHVAGNLLGEHEPYLDSPYFFSDQYDLGMEYRGLADLDRDRLVVRGDLAARDFTAFWVGEEGEVHAAMNVNQWDDGDALQRLVDGRVKVGDEDLKSGSLADLG
- a CDS encoding SDR family oxidoreductase, producing the protein MSGACGPRCATPSWPWRSTPSDNHRCYSRVSRAVSIASALSASAPPRRARSPFGDLAPWSLAELGRSTLSSPRWGTSCTGAGYGHHRVANVTGTRNALDFAADAGLLHHVSSIAVTGGYAGRFTEADFDPAQTFGSPYHATKFESEELVRTPLRVYRPSAAVGDRAPARWTRSPARTAGDLAPRRPVPPAAARGIRPQCHERRARRPRHGRDGAPDPPRGPRRRA